A single Paratractidigestivibacter faecalis DNA region contains:
- a CDS encoding lipopolysaccharide biosynthesis protein, translating to MAQIPQRRSTSDTPVAPAGAPGKAPRYGVETKRGMAGRRGGLGRPGRRAAGARASRQAAPKEKQPGFLSRAVNNWWNRLLGAVFGGGLEDQGEQYLAHQTTRDYVLNTVGQAAWGGLFPLLTMVCTWFVGAEQAGLFSMAFTVGTLLLFLANFGVRTYQVSDLDELQSFKDYQVNRLITCGLMLLVGFGYCKARGYAEPMISICMGALSFRAVDGLADVYEGRLQQKDKLYLAGLSQGLRCAASFLAFSIVLFVTRNLTFASFAMAIAAVASLLLLTLPLAYLETEKSLPATFRGVRELFVQCWPLFLALFLYNVIDSVPKFAMEGSLSYDNQLYYNAMYFPAHSILMAAGFIYKPQLVRLARIWEDPEKHRRFDLVVLAMIGVIALITGAMALFMGWVGIPLMGLMYGLDFEQFRSLVFVMVATGGVCACIDFLYQIITVLRAQGEVTRLYLIAFVFAVPVAMLLVNFSGLSGAVVGSLVVMSILLLLLVTEYLAIRKRLE from the coding sequence ATGGCGCAGATTCCCCAGCGGAGAAGCACGTCCGACACGCCCGTCGCCCCGGCAGGAGCCCCGGGCAAGGCCCCGCGCTACGGCGTGGAGACCAAGCGCGGCATGGCCGGGCGCCGGGGAGGGCTGGGGCGCCCTGGCAGGAGGGCCGCGGGCGCGCGGGCTTCTCGCCAGGCGGCGCCCAAGGAGAAGCAGCCCGGGTTTCTCTCCCGCGCGGTCAACAACTGGTGGAACCGCCTTCTGGGAGCCGTCTTTGGCGGTGGCCTGGAGGACCAGGGCGAGCAGTACCTGGCGCACCAGACCACTCGCGACTACGTGCTCAACACGGTGGGCCAGGCCGCCTGGGGAGGCCTCTTTCCGCTTCTGACGATGGTCTGCACCTGGTTTGTGGGCGCCGAGCAGGCGGGCCTGTTCTCCATGGCCTTCACGGTGGGAACGCTGCTGCTGTTCCTTGCCAACTTTGGCGTGCGCACCTACCAAGTCTCCGACCTCGACGAGCTGCAGTCGTTCAAGGACTACCAGGTCAACCGCCTCATCACCTGCGGCCTCATGCTGCTGGTGGGCTTTGGCTACTGCAAGGCGCGCGGCTACGCCGAGCCCATGATCTCCATCTGCATGGGCGCGCTAAGCTTTCGCGCCGTCGACGGCCTTGCCGATGTCTACGAGGGGCGCCTGCAGCAGAAGGACAAGCTTTACCTGGCCGGCCTCTCGCAGGGCCTGCGTTGCGCCGCGTCCTTCCTGGCCTTCTCCATCGTGCTCTTTGTGACCCGCAACCTGACGTTTGCCTCGTTTGCCATGGCCATCGCCGCCGTGGCGTCGCTTCTGCTGCTCACGCTGCCGCTGGCCTACCTTGAGACCGAGAAGAGCCTGCCCGCCACCTTCCGTGGCGTTCGCGAGCTCTTTGTGCAGTGCTGGCCGCTCTTCCTGGCACTCTTCCTCTACAACGTCATCGACTCGGTGCCCAAGTTTGCCATGGAGGGCAGCCTCTCCTACGACAACCAGCTCTACTACAACGCCATGTACTTCCCGGCCCACTCCATCCTCATGGCGGCCGGCTTCATCTACAAGCCGCAGCTCGTGCGCCTGGCGCGCATCTGGGAGGATCCCGAGAAGCACCGCAGGTTCGACCTCGTGGTCCTGGCCATGATCGGCGTCATCGCGCTCATCACCGGCGCCATGGCCCTCTTCATGGGCTGGGTGGGCATCCCCCTCATGGGCCTTATGTACGGCCTGGACTTCGAGCAGTTCAGGAGCCTCGTCTTTGTCATGGTGGCGACGGGCGGCGTCTGCGCGTGCATCGACTTCCTATACCAGATCATCACCGTGCTGCGCGCCCAGGGCGAGGTCACGAGGCTCTACCTCATCGCCTTCGTCTTCGCCGTGCCCGTGGCCATGCTGCTGGTCAACTTCTCGGGCCTCTCCGGCGCCGTGGTGGGCAGCCTCGTGGTGATGTCCATCCTGCTTTTGCTGCTGGTGACCGAGTACCTGGCCATCCGCAAGCGCCTGGAGTAG